DNA from Thunnus maccoyii chromosome 5, fThuMac1.1, whole genome shotgun sequence:
GCATCAAGTGCGTTGAGAAAGTATGAGGAAGCATATTACCTGGGAGTGAGAAACACTAAGTAGACCGTAGAGAGAACATCAATCtggagaaagaaacaaacaaaaaaagaattcaaacatgttttcagcaatgtCAGTTTTCATGcttgttcttgttttcattttcatttgatccaTTCATGATCAGAAAAGTATTGAGTATAGTGCCTACCTGTCCTCCACTTAGAGTATCATTGAGCTTCATGGTAAATACCCAACAATAATCAGTCTATCCAAAACTCTTCTTAGTTTGGACACAGCTAAATACCGTTTCCATACCAGCCTTTTATGAaattgtgtgttcttatcaAAACACACCTCCACAAAAGACCGCACCTTGTGACGTGACACGTCACgtgttgttgttttcactcCACCCGCGTACGTCTGTATGTGAGGGTGTGTTGCTGTAGGTGGGTTGGTATAATCAATACAACACTTTGAAATGGGAATCCCCGGGAGGAAATGGGAAAATACCTCGTTTTACCTTCATTAAACACTCTTATGGTGGACAGGAAATTTGACACGGAATGTCCTCTGTATTATTGGGATTCCTAATTTCCAACCAAATTAACAGATATAGATGCCCTTATTTGCCCCATTGCAATACTACATATTTCCTATCTGCTGTTGTGAGAATTTCTTAGCAATGTATTGACTGTCACCTTGATAACAGCTATatactgcacatacacactctcactcaGCACTGTGGAGTGTGACTCTGAATTTACCTGTAGACATCAAGCTACCAAGTTAGTCGGTTCACTACTGGTTCACAGCACAAGCTTACTAAACGTCTGTGTTACGGGGACATCTAGTGGTAGGAATTGGTCTCGCATTTCATCACAATTGATGAAAACAATTGAAGATTCAAGAGACTTTATTGCCATTTGCACAGGCACAGGGTACATGCACACTGGAATTCCTGTGCGGTTCATTCAGtcagattaaaaagaaaagaaaatcaactacaaatgaattaaaacacataagttaaaaagaaaatgaaaagagagtAGCAAGGTCCTAgagatattacattatttacaacAGTTATTTACGGCAATTATTATTCACAGAGCAACTAATAAAGTACTGGAGCAGCAGTTTGCACCGGCAAGATATGGATATTGCACCACAGTGCAGCAGCATGCTATACTAGGATACAAATAAGATGGTTtccctttaaaaataaaaataaagtcttTTCCTATTAAATTCTTGTCTCCTCTTTATTGTGTAAACGTGTATGAAAATATTAGGCTAATTCTAAAAGTCAAGTGTTTCAgattcagatgtttttgttaataaagtttattcaaacTGATGACGTCGTGGATTCCACGTTGGCCCGGACGTGGCAGTCGGCAGGAGACCTGAGTGGAAATCAGTAAAATTATCACACTTTGCTTCTGCCTCAGTGGTACTTCTACAAATTTAAACGTCCTCGACCAATTATGGGGCTTACCATCTCGTCAATCTTCGGCCGGCTGTTtggcaaaaaacaaatgaggatTTTGATGGGTGAGTGAAAGCGGTGTTTGGTGAACGTTTTAGTTTAGTGAGCATCACCCTTTTTTCAACGTTAGCTAAATGAGTAACGGTACGTTAGTTAGCTAGTTTTAGTAGGAGACTTAATTGAAATGAaactttaaaagtaaaacattggAACAGACGCGGAGCTAAAACACAACTAAGAGCTATTTAAGTTAATTAAGTGtcgtttgaaaaaaaaaagagaaaactagtATTTCCACCAAGTGTTAGCTAATAGATATCTGGAATCAAGAACAGCGACAACTTTTCCCCCGAAAACAACTACAATTAATACGTTTTACATTTAGTAGCTTGTGTCTAAATGAAATATGGCTGTGCCGTTGACCATGTAAAGACTTTTTAGCTAACTAACTTTAACTTTGTTGGCAAAAATACCAGTTAACTGCTCCATGTCAATGTACTCTGTtcacataaacatttttctttaatttgtttttgggtAACTTGTTCTGGCTGTTTGTAAGTTACCTTGGTTAACTTTTTATTGGGCAGTTCACTTCTTATGACGTTGCACATGTGTCATTATGTTGCGTTCATTTTAAGGCTTGTTTCCGGACTGCCAAGTATTAACCTAATATGTCCTCGACTCATTTTAGCTttataattgtatatatttcCCTACACATATTAACAGCTGAAAAACGGCTTAGCACAGATGAGTATTCTTGTGCTGTCACATGTAACTCTGTTATTGCGTGTCCTCTGCTGTCTGATGACGATAGAAAAACGCCTGTTATGTAATTTACAGCATGCTGTTATCCATAGCTCTTAACTTGCATCCTGCCCTTTTAAATCAATGTTGACTTAAACCAGGCTTTATTTCTTTGTAGTTGGACTGGATGCTGCCGGAAAAACTACCATCTTGTACAAATTGAAGCTTGGTGAAATTGTAACCACCATCCCAACCATCGGTAAGAGATAAAGATCTTCTTGTTTATAGTTATCTTTAAGTTAATTTGTGGTCTTTTTGATTGTCAGTTGTGTGCTTTGTGTAATAAGCCTTGTGTTAAGGTATATCCCTCTTCTTTGTTCTGTACAGGTTTCAATGTGGAGACAGtagaatttaaaaatatcagtttcaCTGTATGGGATGTGGGTGGCCAGGACAAGATCAGACCCCTCTGGAGACATTACTTCCAGAATACACAGGTATGGGTGTGACTGTCCCATGATATGACTTAGGCAAAGCTAAGCCCCTTTTTTAGTATCATAATTGCAGTAGTCAGTAGTGGAGCAGTAGTATGCTGCTCCTAAATAGCTCTATTACTGTTGTGCAATAAAAAGTTGCAACACATTTCAATGACATGAGTTCTGGTTCATCCAAATACTTTTATGCTCTGATAAAGAATGTCAGTAGTGTAGCAGGTCTGATAAAAATTAACCTGCAGTGCTAAGTTGCCATTTCTACTCAATTGTATTGGCTACAAGAGCAGCAAAGCGGGCACTTACCGTCTTTTTATTACATGTATTTCATTAATGACTTTTCACTCAAGGACTTTGTAGCACATGTTTGTCAACAAAGGAtttccttcttccttttctggctgcagtgctgctgttggttaAAGTAGATGGATGTTACGCTCACATTTAAAACTATATACTTTATCTTAGGTCATGTAGCCTGATTCCTTTTGTATAGATATTGCATTCGATCaaagtttatatttattatcaacCCATAGTTTAATCgaatgaatgaaagaatatAATTTTTGCACTTCTTCCTTATAATTATTGGCTATGGAAATTGGATAATGTTGCATCCAAATTTCATAATTATTGCTCCTCTCAGGACCCATTTATGAATTTTTAGATCTTAGATTATATCCAATAATTGGCAATTTCTCAACATCTTTGTAATTTATACATTGATAACATTTCAGTCCCTGTACATTCATTCACttattatcatttaattaaGGGAGGGTGAAATCTAACCACtccaacactgtttttttttttcccctctagGGCCTCATCTTTGTGGTGGACAGtaatgacagagaaagagtgGCTGAGTCTGCAGAAGAGCTCTCAAAGATGGTATGTATTTAATACGATCAGCTCCGAAGTGACTGTAATGCATTAATGGTGTGCATTATACAATGATGAATTGGAGAGAATGTTATAATTTGACACACATTTCTAAAAACCGAATAACTGCTTCACACTGTGCTGTGGATGCAAATAGACAGAGGACTGCTGTGTAGCTTTGTTTTACAGaaggaaaataaacatgaatatggCATGAATTTAAATGTTATGTCAAGATATATAAATACTGAGAATGCTCAACAGTGTGTTCCAGCATCCCAAACCCACACCCCTCTTTATCTGTACCCACACACGATAAACACAGCCCTCTGAGTTAAGTTCTTTAGAACAAGTAATATTGTTCTGCCTCTTGGCTCCTCAAATGTGGAATGCCTTTCCTACGCTGGTTACAACAGCAGAGTCTCATTATGTCATCAGATTTGGCCTGAAACCGAATCTTTGCAAGAAGTACTACACCTCAAGTTCCTTCTGtactgtctgtgtctgtgtgtgtgtgtgtctgtgtgtgtttgtgtgtgataacCCTACTGTGGATGACAGTCTCTCACACCACAGGGATTTGTATACAGTTAAACTGAAGcctgtatttatttgttcatgaCCTAAGGTAACATAAATTTGTCAATATACTGAG
Protein-coding regions in this window:
- the LOC121897560 gene encoding ADP-ribosylation factor 4-like, with the translated sequence MGLTISSIFGRLFGKKQMRILMVGLDAAGKTTILYKLKLGEIVTTIPTIGFNVETVEFKNISFTVWDVGGQDKIRPLWRHYFQNTQGLIFVVDSNDRERVAESAEELSKMLLEDELKDAVLLVFANKQDLPNALSVSELTDKLGLHALRNKTWHIESTCATQGTGLYEGLDWLSKELSKN